A section of the Oryzias latipes chromosome 8, ASM223467v1 genome encodes:
- the poldip3 gene encoding polymerase delta-interacting protein 3, which translates to MADVSLDEVIRRRGINLKVPVKRPPFGRGLGGDGKNFDARQIIGTSDVRQRLGVGTTKGFQVKDAREKLVQKDARFKIQGRGGASAVQDARQMITSRKQGQTLSSIPAQTTLKAVISQQLQSKTLVPPIQIQTVSHFPGINARQFSSAVQGLSARGITAPQLSNNGRVMDARDRLSLKRSLGGTPTQSAMAPPLKITKTIQQRPLGMASGIRAAAQPDLNDIDGTSSKQIKFTTANNMLQSRSGSVGSTFSMSAPITKVVKNDAYTAPRPPVPVAPTRPNASTAAARTSAAALQPVSRTLQQSTAETITTAPTPPQPTFSPLEGTKITVNNLHPRVTEEDIVELFCVCGALKRARLVKVGVAEVVFVRKEDAVSAYRKYNNRCLDGQPMKCNLHIQGNVITSDQPILLRLSDTPGTGGSTKKDGLPPSLSRTGQRSSSQPTPEVDPQTILKALFKSTAQSTTTTTSDAPSSQTTAFRIKI; encoded by the exons atggcaGACGTTTCTTTGGATGAAGTCATACGTCGGCGCGGTATTAACCTCAAAGTTCCTGTTAAACG GCCTCCATTTGGACGGGGTTTAGGAGGGGATGGGAAAAATTTTGATGCCAGACAAATCATTGGAACAAGTGATGTGAGACAGCGGCTTGGCGTGGGAACAACAAAGG GTTTTCAAGTAAAAGATGCCAGAGAAAAACTTGTCCAAAAAGACGCCcgttttaaaattcagggcaggGGAGGTGCATCAGCTGTGCAGGACGCCCGGCAGATGATCACATCCAGAAAGCAGGGGCAGACGCTCTCCAGCATCCCTGCACAAACGACGCTAAAAGCAGTGATttcacagcagctgcagagcaaaACTCTGGTTCCTCCCATACAGATTCAAACCGTCAGTCATTTTCCTGGCATCAATGCGCGGCAGTTTAGCTCTGCTGTACAAGGACTGAGTGCAAGAGGCATCACTGCACCGCAGCTGAGCAACAATGGGAGAGTGATGGATGCTCGCGACAGGCTGAGCCTCAAGAGGAGCCTTGGAGGAACGCCGACACAATCAGCCATGGCTCCACCTCTAAAAATTACCAAGACCATACAG CAACGACCTCTAGGGATGGCAAGTGGAATACGTGCAGCTGCACAG cctGACCTGAATGACATTGATGGGACCTCcagcaaacaaataaagttcACAACTGCCAACAATATGCTGCAATCACGG TCTGGTTCTGTGGGCTCCACATTCTCCATGTCGGCCCCGATCACCAAGGTGGTTAAAAACGATGCGTACACGGCTCCACGGCCTCCTGTCCCCGTGGCTCCCACCCGACCAAACGCCAGCACGGCCGCCGCACGCACCTCCGCTGCAGCGCTGCAGCCGGTCTCCAGGACTCTTCAGCAAAGCACAGCAGAGACCATAACCACAGCGCCAACTCCTCCACAG CCCACCTTCAGCCCCCTGGAAGGCACCAAAATAACCGTCAACAACCTGCATCCACGAGTCACAGAGGAAGACATAGTG GAGCTGTTCTGTGTGTGCGGTGCCTTGAAGCGAGCGCGGCTAGTCAAGGTCGGCGTCGCTGAAGTGGTGTTTGTGCGTAAAGAAGATGCCGTGAGTGCGTACAGGAAGTACAACAACCGCTGCTTGGATG GTCAACCTATGAAGTGTAACCTTCATATTCAGGGAAATGTGATCACTTCTGATCAGCCTATTCTGCT GAGACTGAGTGACACTCCCGGGACAGGCGGCAGCACAAAGAAAGACGGTTTGCCTCCCTCTTTGTCTCGCACCGGCCAGAGATCCTCGTCCCAGCCCACTCCAGAGGTGGACCCCCAGACCATCCTTAAAGCTTTGTTCAAGTCCACCGCGCagtccaccaccaccaccacctccgaCGCCCCCAGTTCGCAGACCACCGCCTTCCGCATCAAGATTTAG
- the wbp2nl gene encoding postacrosomal sheath WW domain-binding protein gives MALNRNHSPNGGALINNGESVVRQCKNVELSFSDVTSKTDILKGTKKGTIYLTPYRLVFVSNNPKDCLGSAMFPYYLMKGCSLEQPVFGANYIKGTVRAEPGGYWEGQANFKMSFPSGGAIEVGQHLFKLATNASQAPPAQNGAASYGYPAPGMMNGYGPPPPAPNGYPYPPPPQQNGFYQGPPVVPGNVGYSYAPAAGGMYPAGFDYMAPPPPYPGPPPNWTPPGQDWAAPPPVAGNPKAAEAAGSAYYNPNNPHSVYMPTERPPPYAPHPDSEKKSN, from the exons ATGGCCTTGAATCGAAATCATTCCCCAAATGGCGGAGCGTTGATAAACAACGGAGAAAG TGTTGTAAGACAGTGTAAGAATGTGGAGCTGTCATTCAGTGATGTCACCAGCAAGACTGACATACTTAAGGGGACCAAAAAGGGCACCATTTACCTGACTCCATACAGG TTGGTGTTTGTCTCCAACAATCCCAAGGATTGTCTGGGTTCAGCTATGTTCCCCTACTACCTGATGAAGGGCTGCAGCCTTGAGCAGCCGGTCTTTGGAGCCAACTACATTAAAGGCACAGTCAGGGCTGAGCCTGGAG GTTACTGGGAGGGTCAGGCTAATTTCAAGATGTCCTTCCCCAGTGGAGGAGCCATTGAGGTGGGGCAGCATCTCTTCAAATTGGCTACAAACG cttctcaagctcctccagctcagaaTGGCGCCGCCTCTTACGGATACCCTGCCCCTGGAATGATGAATGGATATGGCCCACCTCCACCTGCTCCTAATGGCTATCCTTACCCGCCCCCACCCCAGCAGAATGGGTTCTACCAAGGCCCCCCTGTTGTTCCTGGCAATGTGGGATACTCTTATGCACCAGCTGCTGGAG gAATGTATCCAGCTGGTTTTGACTACATGGCCCCACCTCCCCCCTACCCTGGACCACCCCCAAACTGGACTCCACCTGGTCAGGACTGGGCAGCACCACCTCCTGTTGCAG GTAACCCAAAGGCAGCCGAGGCAGCCGGCAGCGCCTACTATAACCCCAACAACCCACACAGCGTGTACATGCCTACG GAAAGGCCTCCACCCTATGCTCCTCACCCAGACTCCGAGAAGAAAAGTAACTGA
- the rrp7a gene encoding ribosomal RNA-processing protein 7 homolog A → MAPSKAKHASGQPWVIPGGFSVLSLQFSSGSAARHCLYVKEHKVRTEKSSHRPLDRTLFLLNIPPYCSEVVVKELFSQFGGIESVELRDHPGSSQESGPKISKLFRPAEKQGFKVGYIVFKNSSSLQAVKSYPFDAPLVVSTEQRPVKTGVQKWIQQYSESFIQPEKLQQKVDNFMQSYDERKEKEAEQKKEEAERQQEEEEGWVKVTRGHKGAKARPHSEAANEKTLQKEKRKKRRKELLNFYTWQHRNTQKEHIAELRKKFEEDKQKIALLRAQRKFKPY, encoded by the exons ATGGCGCCCTCCAAGGCGAAACATGCCAGTGGCCAGCCTTGGGTTATTCCTGGAGGGTTTTCAG TCCTTTCCTTACAGTTCAGCTCCGGCAGCGCTGCTCGTCATTGTCTGTACGTGAAGGAGCACAAAGTGCGCACAGAGAAGAGTTCTCACAGACCTCTGGACAGGACTTTGTTTCTGCTCAACATTCCTCCGTACTGTTCAGAG GTTGTTGTGAAAGAATTATTCTCCCAGTTTGGCGGCATTGAATCGGTTGAGTTGAGGGATCACCCGGGTTCATCTCAGGAATCTGGACCCAAAATATCCAAACTCTTCAGACCAGCTGAGAAACAG GGTTTCAAAGTCGGTTACATCGTCTTCAAGAACTCCTCAAGTTTGCAAGCAGTTAAGTCTTATCCCTTTGACGCCCCCTTGGTGGTCTCAACTGAGCAGCGTCCGGTGAAAACAGGCGTACAGA AATGGATTCAGCAGTATTCAGAGTCCTTCATCCAACCAGAAAAACTCCAGCAAAAAGTTGACAACTTTATGCAGAGCTACGACGAGCGTAAGGAAAAG gaagcagagcaaaagaaagaagAGGCTGAACGGCaacaagaggaagaagaaggctGGGTGAAAGTCACCAGAGGGCACAAGGGCGCTAAAGCTCGTCCTCACAGCGAGGCGGCCAACGAGAAAACTCtacagaaagagaaaaggaagaagaggaggaaggagctCCTAAACTTCTACACCTggcaacacagaaacacacagaaagAGC ACATTGCTGAGCTGAGGAAGAAGTTTGAAGAGGACAAACAGAAAATAGCTCTACTGAGGGCGCAGAGAAAATTCAAACCTTACTGA
- the LOC101157297 gene encoding zona pellucida sperm-binding protein 1 — protein MNCCSVKLCLVSLLSALAAQMCGCSSDIQRRRSSERTHLALPTVTCSEKGMRAAFGPLVKDNLRVRDPAGPLHPVLGSDGSCGVKLRNNQSLSFFGRYDSCYARVEGSKVMFSLLVQLTGEDQWIRVNISCPLIKRSKSRVDPTPFPGECIVEKSLQIQCGHQVIKEDACTKLGCCYNTRTASCYYRLNACSLDGHFVFTVKAADTHPPIDPSTLVIKDQPQCLPTITTSDVAVFKIGVQDCGAKMKMDGDLVIYEVEVEELPPKSKSRPSPFSLQVECEYEESDLIRAKDLRSFYTVTNPPPVVAQGTIKVQMRIATDSSFTAFIPEDQLPLTVPLRKAVNVEISIAQPSPDPTLFLRVRDCFAYPTSKHSVWTLLHDGCPNPLDNLGSSVPVDEQGRTASHSQVRRFDVKTFAFMDPNTGHPSSEEMYFYCWVEICTDDVECAQRCTLISSEGERQRRQTKLFTHQLQLVSFGPLLQSGTETDTITLFHGWLYLLPAVGAALVLVLLIVWLKFRCQKTEGQQTYDVHSEQAQ, from the exons ATGAACTGCTGTTCCGTAAAACTGTGTTTGGTATCTTTACTGTCGGCCTTGGCGGCTCAAATGTGTGGCTGCAGCTCAGACATCCAGAGAAGGAGAAGCTCCGAGAGGACGCACCTCGCCCTGCCGACAGTCACGTGCTCTGAGAAAGGAATGAGAGCTGCGTTTGGCCCCCTGGTCAAAGACAATTTGCGTGTCAGAG ACCCTGCTGGTCCCTTACATCCTGTGCTTGGTTCAGATGGATCCTGTGGAGTGAAGCTGAGGAACAACCAAAGCCTCTCGTTTTTTGGCAGATATGACAGCTGCTATGCTCGTGTGGag ggAAGCAAAGTGATGTTCTCTCTTCTAGTCCAACTGACTGGAGAGGATCAATGGATCAGAGTTAATATCAGCTGTCCTCTGATAAAGAGAAGCAAATCAAGGGTTGACCCCACAC CATTTCCTGGTGAGTGCATTGTTGAGAAATCTTTGCAAATCCAGTGTGGCCACCAAGTTATCAAAGAAGATGCCTGTACTAAGCTGGGATGCTGCTACAATACTCGCACAGCAAGCTGTTACTACAGACTCAATG CATGCTCTCTGGATGGCCACTTTGTGTTTACTGTGAAGGCTGCagacacccacccacccattgATCCCAGCACCCTTGTGATCAAGGATCAGCCTCAGTGTCTCCCGACAATCACAACCTCAGATGTTGCCGTCTTTAAGATAGGAGTCCAGGACTGTGGTGCAAAAATGAAG atggatggagatCTGGTGATCTATGAGGTGGAAGTGGAGGAGCTGCCTCCAAAAAGTAAAAGCAGACCTTCACCGTTTAG tctCCAAGTTGAATGTGAATATGAGGAATCTGATCTAATACGCGCCAAAGATCTGCGGTCCTTCTATACAGTGACCAATCCCCCGCCTGTGGTCGCACAAGGAACAATCAAGGTGCAGATGAGAATAGCTACAG ATTCATCCTTTACGGCCTTCATTCCTGAGGACCAGCTTCCTCTGACAGTGCCGCTGCGGAAAGCTGTGAATGTGGAAATCTCCATCGCGCAGCCGTCTCCGGATCCCACACTTTTTCTGCGTGTCAGAGACTGCTTCGCCTATCCTACATCCAAACACTCTGTGTGGACTCTCCTCCATGATGG ATGTCCCAACCCTCTGGATAACTTGGGGAGCTCCGTGCCCGTCGATGAGCAGGGAAGGACTGCCTCCCACTCCCAGGTCAGGAGGTTTGATGTCAAGACATTTGCCTTCATGGACCCAAATACAGGCCACCCAAGCAGTGAGGAG ATGTACTTTTACTGCTGGGTGGAGATCTGCACAGATGATGTTGAGTGTGCGCAGCGCTGCACCTTGATCT CATCTGAGGGAGAAAGGCAAAGAAGACAAACCAAACTTTTTACACATCAGCTCCAGCTCGTCTCCTTTGGGCCGCTGTTGCAAAGCGGCACTGAAACGGATACGATTACTT TGTTTCATGGGTGGCTGTATCTTCTCCCTGCTGTTGGAGCTGCTCTGGTGTTGGTTCTGCTGATTGTCTGGTTAAAGTTCAGGTGTCAGAAGACTGAGGGGCAGCAAACATATGATGTTCACAGTGAACAAGCTCAATAA
- the fam234b gene encoding protein FAM234B, which produces MAAALSRALKLPGKKGSELGEYDPLTQADSEDESEEDDLVLNYPRNGLSRDSCLASGSASLRGGRSRRIVGATDDVQEEDEEDEDEWMERLPKRQDRDNVKASQYWSHRDSAREKMGVDVGPAGSSASGIRDTDDKRGRSKHAVRSAFFLVPLFCATSLVLLCAFLIPCQKRELQKKLQWEKALGDAGGVTPPPLALWDVDGDSMQDVLLGVTSRSNDTRSTPGNKVFSVVAASAVGGLELWRKSMRESVMWIQCGLQLSGEPSWPVCLLVGKSTIMAVNGTTGKKLWLVPLKNIESQAVLLPDLQGDSVPDLLVATLPTDEALDLSLTLISGLTGAKLGHPVPFNLTGQGKLIGPLLHETQKGAYCILFGIGNVQAIFLWDLYIRATGEMPLTQKLRRRDPKWEGLKKNNSSSLMHIYSGSESVEFLLPLLAGFGNKRYSLDTVSNLNSSRSDWVLVYGASKLSVLRQKDLHKEWTFSSPPIHSQPAVGHFNDDGVLDLFIQHSANGIMKTLIVNGSNGHLLWAAEFVCPRLVLDTSVVSTSTGQSAFLFWASEPITAQRNATKSTTAPGVSAAEPLIRKLFLMHPAYPSVLLELSSTTDTAVTSAVSYQEHPKDVTYFTVSSRPTPDSDPSAQILKSMSLKAAITNSRIVWLGNSTKPGAAAKPGAFEINTFFRRLTFKP; this is translated from the exons ATGGCAGCGGCTCTGTCCCGCGCCCTCAAACTGCCCG GGAAGAAGGGCTCCGAGCTGGGGGAGTACGACCCCCTCACCCAAGCGGACAGCGAAGATGAGAGCGAAGAAGACGACCTGGTGCTCAACTATCCGCGGAATGGCCTCAGCCGGGACAGCTGCCTGGCGTCCGGCTCCGCCAGCCTGCGTGGAGGAAGATCCCGCCGAATTGTGGGTGCCACTGACGACGtgcaggaggaggatgaggaagatgaggatgaGTGGATGGAGAGGCTCCCCAAGAGGCAAGACAGAGACAACGTCAAAGCCTCCCAGTACTGGAGCCACAGGGACTCGGCTCGGGAAAAGATGGGGGTCGACGTGGGGCCGGCGGGAAGCTCTGCATCAGGCATTCGTGACACAGACGACAAAAGAGGAAGGAGCAAACACGCTGTCCGGAGTGCGTTTTTCCTGGTGCCTCTGTTCTGCGCCACATCGCTAGTGTTGCTGTGTGCTTTCCTGATTCCCTGCCAGAAGCgagagctgcagaaaaagctTCAGTGGGAGAAAGCGCTGGGGGATGCAGGAG GCGTCACTCCCCCCCCACTGGCATTATGGGACGTTGATGGAGATTCAATGCAGGATGTGCTCCTGGGCGTAACATCCAGATCCAATGACACGCGCTCAACTCCAGGAAACAAAG TTTTCAGCGTGGTGGCCGCTTCTGCAGTCGGCGGTCTGGAGCTGTGGAGGAAGTCCATGCGGGAATCGGTCATGTGGATCCAGTGCGGGCTGCAGCTCAGCGGCGAGCCGTCATGGCCGGTGTGCTTACTTGTGGGAAAGTCCACCATCATGGCAGTCAATGGCACCACAG GAAAGAAGCTGTGGTTGGTGCCGCTGAAGAACATTGAATCTCAGGCCGTGCTGCTCCCGGACCTTCAGGGGGACTCAGTCCCGGATCTGCTTGTGGCCACCCTGCCCACAGATGAG GCTTTAGATTTGTCTTTGACTTTAATTTCTGGACTCACCGGAGCGAAGCTCGGACATCCCGTCCCCTTCAACCTGACAGGACAGGGAAAACTGATCGGTCCGTTGCTGCACGAAACCCAGAAAGGAGCTTACTGCATCCTGTTTGGAATCG GTAATGTTCAGGCCATCTTCTTGTGGGACCTCTACATTCGAGCCACTGGAGAAATGCCGCTGACTCAGAAGCTTAGGAGGAGGGATCCAAAATGGGAggggcttaaaaaaaacaactcttccTCTCTCATGCACATCTACAG tGGATCTGAGAGCGTGGAGTTCCTGCTGCCTCTTTTGGCAGGTTTTGGCAACAAGCGCTACAGCCTGGACACGGTTTCCAACCTGAACTCCTCCAGAAGTGACTGGGTGTTGGTGTATGGAGCCAGCAAGCTGTCTGTGCTCAGGCAGAAAGATCTGCACAAAGAATGGACCTTCAGTTCGCCTCCAATCCACAG TCAGCCAGCTGTGGGACACTTCAATGATGACGGAGTCCTGGATCTTTTCATTCAGCATTCAGCAAATGGTATCATGAAG ACGCTCATCGTTAATGGTTCGAACGGTCACCTCTTGTGGGCAGCAGAGTTTGTGTGTCCCCGTCTCGTTTTGGACACGTCAGTGGTCTCCACCTCAACGGGCCAATCAGCCTTCCTGTTCTGGGCCAGCGAGCCAATCACAGCGCAGAGAAATGCGACCAAGAGTACG ACTGCACCAGgggtttcagcagcagagccgcTCATCCGGAAACTTTTCCTGATGCATCCCGCTTATCCCAGCGTCCTGCTGGAGCTCAGCTCTACCACAGACACAGCGGTCACATCTGCAG TGAGTTACCAGGAGCATCCGAAAGACGTCACCTACTTCACCGTGTCGTCTCGGCCCACACCTGACTCTGATCCCAGCGCGCAGATCCTCAAGAGCATGAGCCTTAAAGCTGCCATCACCAACAGCAGAATTGTCTGGTTGGGGAACAGCACCAAGCCAGGAGCAGCTGCTAAACCGGGAGCCTTTGAAATCAACACATTCTTTAGGCGACTGACCTTCAAGCCTTAG
- the smdt1 gene encoding essential MCU regulator, mitochondrial: MASALFSRLVRLSARASPLGPSSTPGRTVTPYRSAVSSSSGAILPKPKKTPFGLMRIALVVVPFLYVGTQISKNFAALLEEHDIFVPEDDDDDD; the protein is encoded by the exons ATGGCGTCGGCTCTCTTTAGTCGCCTCGTCCGCCTGTCAGCACGCGCCTCGCCACTGGGCCCCTCCAGTACGCCGGGAAGGACCGTGACTCCTTACCGGTCAGCCGTGTCCTCCTCCTCCGGGGCAATTCTGCCTAAACCCAAGAAG ACCCCGTTCGGCCTCATGCGGATCGCTCTGGTAGTGGTGCCCTTCTTATATGTGGGGACTCAGATCAGCAAGAACTTTGCAGCTTTGCTCGAGGAGCACGACATCTTTGTGCCGGAGGACGATGACGATGACGACTGA
- the hebp1 gene encoding heme-binding protein 1 has protein sequence MFNMLKNSLFGNTEDTEYKLLSSETKNGVRYEVRRYDAAKYASISSEGRSYDQVTGELVRKLLMYIGGSNEQGEAMGIAFPIIIAVYPRNDGVLSRRLAAAIRIPSTYQQSPPTPTDGAISIEERPGMTVYTLQFGGFAGETEFRAEASRLTRTLGETAPFQRKQYFCCSYDPPLKPYGRRNEVWFLQEEP, from the exons ATGTTCAACATGCTAAAAAATTCTCTCTTCGGCAACACCGAGGATACGGAGTATAAACTGCTGAGCAGCGAGACCAAG aatGGAGTTCGCTATGAGGTGCGACGCTACGACGCTGCCAAATATGCCTCCATCTCCTCTGAGGGACGAAGCTACGACCAAGTGACCGGAGAGCTGGTGAGAAAGCTGCTGATGTACATCGGCGGGAGCAATGAGCAAG GTGAGGCCATGGGTATAGCTTTTCCCATCATCATCGCAGTTTATCCTCGGAACGATGGCGTTCTCTCTCGGCGTTTGGCAGCCGCCATCCGAATTCCATCTACGTACCAGCAAAGCCCTCCAACTCCCACGGACGGAGCCATCAGTATTGAAGAGCGGCCCGGCATGACCGTCTACACTCT ACAATTTGGTGGCTTTGCCGGGGAGACTGAGTTCCGAGCAGAGGCCTCGCGTCTGACGCGCACGCTGGGAGAGACGGCCCCCTTTCAGCGCAAGCAgtatttctgctgcagctacgacCCCCCGCTCAAGCCTTACGGACGCAGAAATGAGGTGTGGTTTCTACAGGAGGAGCCGTAG